In the genome of Neovison vison isolate M4711 chromosome 4, ASM_NN_V1, whole genome shotgun sequence, the window GACAAACAATCCAGCCTGGGTCTGCCTGTCACTGGAGAGCCCCAGGAGGACAAACTCACTTTCCCAGGTCAGGTTGTCCCTCCTCATGAAGCAGGTGGAGTAGGTGGCCAGCAGGAGGGGGTAGCTCAGAGAGGCCAGAATCAATCAGAATTCAGTTTGGGCCTAACAAAGGACTGTAAGCAGAACTGCAAGAACTTGAATGTTTTCTCTATTAGACTCTGAGCCTCTTGAAATCAGGGATCTTtggtgattttctctttctttacttttttttttctttctttctctttctctctctctctctctttttttttttttttttttgagagaggcacagagagagtgcatgcagagtggaggtggggcagaggaagaaggagagagaaccttaagcaggcttcatacccagcatggagccccacctacagcttaatctcaggactctgagatcataacctgagtcaaaatcaaaatttggatgcttaaatgactgagccacccaggtgcccctgtgatttttctttgtatGCAAAGATTCCTAACAAATGTTTCACAATAAAATTTTTGTTGagtacacaaattaaaaaaaaatgttaaaagcagtGGCCTTGAGGATTATTCTCTGATCCTAAGATATAGGACTTATGTTCTGGACTTCCTCCTTGTCCTtactgctcacactggagcttaTGGTTCTTCCTGTTCCTCCCATAAGCCAGGATAGGTCAGTGACAGAGAAAATCGCTCAACTTGGTTCTCAGTGTACTGATTAATAAGGCTTATTCCTGGGTTGATAAGATAAGGGCCTCAATTATATTAACTATAATTATGTCCCAACTTCTTGTGATTATGCTATTTCCTTGGTGAAATGCTGGCATTTATTTGAATGGTAAAGTAAGTGATTTATAAAAGGTGAATGCATACATCACTTATTTGCAATGATAGCATTTGGAACCTGACGGTGCCCACAGATGGAGTCAGTAAGGGAGTGCCTCTGAAACCCTTTGAGCTTTGTTATGTGTAAATCCTTCTGTCATAGCAGAGGCAGGTTTGCCCTTGGAACACCTCCCTGTTTACTTTGCTGGTCTTTAGCCTCTACCAAAGGATAAGATGTCATATTTTCCCTCAGTATAAATGTACTAAGCAATTTTATAATCTTTGTTTATCTATATATTAATAGCAAGTCCCACTAGCTCCATTGCCATATTTACATTGTGTATCTTTGCAACATGGCGGGAGGAGATAGCATTATTGGCTAGGTTAGGAATAAGGAGAGACCACAGAGACATGGAGAAGAGTCTGACTGCTGGAAAAGCCCATTTGGATGCTCACTAGGGAAGCTTGAGATGGAAGGAAAAAACTATACATATTAGGATTTGCCTATGAAAATCCCACACAGCCCATGGTGGACACTAGGGCAGTGCCTGCCACAGTAGCTACACAGTAGAATCACCTGGCACACTTAGAAGACTCCAGAAGCCCAGAAAAAACTCCAGAGCAATTAAGTCACAATCTCAAGTGAGTGACACACAGATATTAGTATATTTGTAACTTTTAACATTTCCCAAACAATTAAAATGTGAAGCTAAGTTTGAGACCCACTGCTTTAGACAGAaccttttaatcttatttttgaaGATTCAAGACATATTCTTTTTGGGAGTGGAATATGTTTTGAGATAGACCTGGAAAGTTTTTGTGGAGGAACGATCTTTTGGGCTAAACTTCTCATTCTTTGTTAGAAAAAGTTGAGGCCAAGAGTTTAAATGATTTTCCTGAAATTCCACTGAATCAGTGAAAAAGTGATCCTTGATATGttgcctttttgtgtgtgtgttgagtcttCCCTTAGTCTTACTTTCTTAGGTCTTGCCCAAAAACAATGTTTCAGAGTATCTTAGATTCTGGGAAGAAGTAGTAAATATCAAGTGAGATTTTGTGTGAGAAAACCCTCATAAACTTCAGAGCATTATCTAAATGAGAAGGATCTGTATGAGAGATAATGAGAGATGAGTCACAGAATCCAATgatatggaaatgaaaacaattcaACCCAAGTTTTTCTAACCAGGCTCTCTCTCTAACTCAAAGATTAGGCTTATGGCTGGATGGGGGTGAAGAGCACGGAGTCTGTCTGTGGACACACCTCTGTCTAGCTAGTTTCCCTCCTTTCAGTCCTTCTGTGTCCAGAAGGTGTCACTGTAGAAAATGCTAAGAATAGACTGGCTTTGGCAGGGTACCCCACTGATTTTCTGAGCCCTgtacctgggatggagccccattcCCACTGAGCCTATTTCCTTTAACACTGCAGTAAGTAGCCAGATTTACTTCTCAAATGTGGCTCCTGAGTGTCCAGAACACCATTAACTGAAATTCTCACCAGGGAAGAGAATGAAatgcaaaatgagaacagaagGGAAAACAAGCTGGAAAGAACTTTTAGGATCTTCAtgtccaccttgtcattttgcaGAATGAGGAAACCGAGGTTCAGGGAGCAGGAGTGATTCTTTGAGGTGGTTTTGCCAGCTAAGCTCAGAGCTGGAACTGGGTCTGGAATCAGAGGACCCTATTCCATGTTCTTCCTGCTCCATCATGTGTGTGATCACTTGGAGGGTGGAGTGTATCACAGCAGGTGGTGGGGAGCAGCACACCCACAGAATGATTTGTGTGACAGGTTTGATttttgttggggggagggtgaTGTCAGGAAGTGGATAGTGCTTAAGATGTTGCTCTGGGGGGCCTTGGAGCTGCTGCAAAGTGATGCAAGGAAACTGGCTGAAGAGCAGTTTGGAGAGGCCAGCCAACTGGTGGCCCAGTTCATTAGATTCCTGACCTCCTTCCATTTTATCGTAGACTAGGGTATCACACTGCTCGGTGCTAGATGTTCCACTGGTATGTgatgaagataaaagaaaatacattaaactGTAAGAGCTTGTGATTTGTTCTTCCTTACTAactaaagagaaaactgaggtttccttgctgtgcaaaatGCAGACACTGGGCAAAGAGCAGACAAACACCTAAACACGGAGGCactagagaaaggaaaagataatttgTCGATTTGGGAAGAGAACTTAATAGTTATAGAAGAATCTAAAAATGATGATGAGTTAGAACATTTTGACTGGAGATGGGGCTGAGTGCCTTCCATGGGAATGGgagcagggaggaagagaggctgATGAAGGGATGAAAGGTGTTGAAGCCATTTCTGTTAAGTATctaaaataggcaaatctataaagGCAGAAAGCAGATCAGGGTTGCCAGCATCTGGGTGAAGGGAGGAATGGAGAAGGTCTGCTTAAAGGGTATGAGGTTCCCTTTTGGAGTGATGACAAGGTTTTGGAACTAGAGAGACAGAAGGTTGAACAACATGGTGAATATACTAAATACCACcaagttgtacactttaaaatggtaaaaatcatGACTCATATGTTacgtgaattttatctcaattaaaaaaaaaggttttactagaatttaaaaaggtacttcaggggcacgtgggtggcttagtgggttaagcatctgacccttgatctcagctcaggtcttgagtttaagccctgtgttgggctccacattgggctccatgttgtgcatggagcctacttaaaaaagtaaaaataattaaaaaaataaaaagatactccATTTCCTCCTCCGCAAACTTTTGGCCTTTTCTCAGCAGATTGATTAGAAGTTTGAATTATTctcaatttatgtttttttttattttaaaatattttatttatttcttagagagcagagtgagagagaacattagtggggtgaggggagagaggaagaagcagattccctgctgagtaggtcGCCAGATGCTGTTGTGGGGCTGTCATtctaggactttgggatcatgacctgatatgaaggcagttgcttactggactgagccaccccagatgcccctcaatttatgttttttttatttatttatgggaagaCAAACCAGATATCTGTAATATTTAGGTAAgagatactttaatttttaaatggtctaaatatttttctggacaaaattatctctattttacttTCTGGATTAGAATGTTGAGTGCAGAGTCATCATTGTGTATTACCAGAGTAGAGCAAACTTGGAAAGAGATTCCTTGCTGAGTAACTCTCTTGGCTCACCTCTGATGGTGTGTGGCACGATAGTCAACTGTGAATTCTGAACACATCTCTCTTTTCAGAAGAGTACATCCTTAGACCTGATTGCATAGAAAGTATGTGTTTGAGGTTCTGAAGGCTTGACTTTTTGGCCAGCCATTTGCCACCACTGCAAGCCCGAGAGCGTGGAGGCATGCAGACTGACGTTCAGATGACTCATGCACAGTCCAGTCCTGTTCATCAGGGCTGTGCGGCTTATTACTATGTCTTTGGCTCCATGTCCCTGTGTGAATTCCCCAccctgctgagctgggctggACCATGTGTGAGTCACATGGGTGACCTTTGCACCTCTGGCCCAATGCCTATTCCATCCCTTGGGCACAGTGTATTTTGTAAATTACAGCTCCcgccttccctctcttttctcattGATTATAGGAAAGCTTAAACATATAGTTGTAGATTTTTGAAGGAAATATACTTTCCTGGCACAAGTTTTGTGCATTGACCTGACTTCTGATTTGATCTTCTTTTCTAATTCATATATGCtggggtatcttttttttttttaatttagttttctgtagtgtgtatgtatttgtaaattataattcACATTTTTAGAATAAGTCAGGGACCAAAAATAGAGCCCAGGGATATAATCCATTTCCTTATTACCTCAAACGATAGTGAGTGAAACAGACTGTGGTCCTCCTATCTGCTCCCTTACACCatgcacatgcacagacacatgcATCCATTATGCTAAAGACACACACTCCAAGATCTATGGTCTTCAAGTGAGGCCTCTTAAGACAAAGTTGTATACTAAAGTTTTGATTCGGAACTGCTCATCAGAACTCGACTCAGGGCAGCCTTCATCTCTTTGTTCCGTAAACTGTAGATGAGTGGATTCAGCATGGGGGTCACCACACCATAGAAGAGCACCACCACCTTGTCCTGCTCAGCCGAGGCTGTGGAGTAGGGCTGCATGTAGGTAACCAGGGCCATCCCATAAGACATGGAAACCACAGTGAGGTGGGAGGCACAGGTCCCAAAGGCTTTGCGGCGTCCCCCAGTAGAGTGGATCCGTAGAATGGCTGCCACAATGTAGGCATAGGACAGCGAGACCAGGCAGCAGGGCACCAGCAGCACCACCACACTGGAGGCCAATATGACCACCTGGTTGAGGGTGATGTCAACGCAGGCCAAGCGGACGAATGCCAGTGTCTCACAGGCCACATGGTTCAGCACGTGATGTCCACAGGTAGGCAGGCGCATGGTGACCACTGTCTCCACCACAGAATTCACCATGCCTACAAACCAAGAGACAGCTGCCAGCCCAATGCAGCACCTTGGGCTCATCACTGCCACATAGCGCAAGGGGTCACAGATAGCCAtgtagcggtcataggccatagCAGCCAGCAGCAAGAACTCAGTACCCCCCAGGGCCAGTGAGAAGAAGAGTTGGGTCCCACACCGGGTGAAGGAGATGGTCTTCTTTTCCAGCAGGAAGTGCACCAGCATCTGGGGGACGCCGCTAGAGGTGTAGCAAATGTCCACCACCGAGAGGTtgcagaggaagaagtacatgggcaGGTGCAGTCGTGCATCCAGTCCGATCAGGAGGATGATGAGCCCATTGCCCAGCAGGGTCAGCAGATAGACGGCCCCAAATAGGacaaacagtccagcctgggtcTGCCTGTCACTGGAGAGCCCCAGGAGGACAAACTCACTTTCCCAGGTCAGGTTGTCCCTCCTCATGGAGCAGGTGGATCAGGCTGCCAGGAGAGGAGCAAAGGCAGAGAGGGGTAAGTAAAGGTCTCACTTTAGGAGGAAAGGACAGCTGGACTCTCAACTAGATTGAGATTCTCTCAAGGACAAAGTCCCTGTTCTGGTCATCCTTTTGTGGCTAGGACCCAGCATGGTTATAATTACAGAGGAGGTGATCATTCACagtacaaggaaagaaaaaaaagtggtagagaaaggaaaga includes:
- the LOC122904156 gene encoding olfactory receptor 2F1-like, producing MRRDNLTWESEFVLLGLSSDRQTQAGLFVLFGAVYLLTLLGNGLIILLIGLDARLHLPMYFFLCNLSVVDICYTSSGVPQMLVHFLLEKKTISFTRCGTQLFFSLALGGTEFLLLAAMAYDRYMAICDPLRYVAVMSPRCCIGLAAVSWFVGMVNSVVETVVTMRLPTCGHHVLNHVACETLAFVRLACVDITLNQVVILASSVVVLLVPCCLVSLSYAYIVAAILRIHSTGGRRKAFGTCASHLTVVSMSYGMALVTYMQPYSTASAEQDKVVVLFYGVVTPMLNPLIYSLRNKEMKAALSRVLMSSSESKL